The following proteins are encoded in a genomic region of Planococcus lenghuensis:
- the pcp gene encoding pyroglutamyl-peptidase I — MKTLLLTGFEPFLNFTLNPTMRIVEELDGRTIGGYKIVGKILTVDFNASGEQLLAHIRETDPDAVISLGLAGGRFKITPERIAINFKDGAPDNEGNKPVDEPIRAGGEPAYLSTLPVRAMVDRLLELGLPAEVSNTAGTYLCNNVMYEGLHYARTEKPEMPSGFIHIPASHALAIQHGNIPSWSHDDLKRGVEICIEELAEQ; from the coding sequence ATGAAAACATTATTACTGACCGGATTCGAACCGTTTTTAAACTTCACTTTAAATCCGACGATGCGGATCGTGGAGGAACTCGACGGCCGGACAATCGGCGGCTATAAAATCGTCGGCAAGATTTTGACGGTGGATTTTAACGCATCCGGAGAGCAATTGCTGGCGCATATTCGGGAGACGGATCCGGATGCCGTCATTTCCTTGGGACTGGCGGGCGGCCGGTTCAAGATCACACCGGAACGCATTGCGATCAATTTCAAAGATGGCGCTCCCGACAATGAAGGCAATAAACCGGTCGATGAACCGATCCGTGCCGGCGGGGAACCGGCGTATCTGTCGACGCTCCCGGTCCGCGCCATGGTCGATCGGCTGCTCGAACTCGGCTTGCCGGCGGAAGTCTCGAACACGGCGGGCACATATCTGTGCAATAACGTCATGTACGAAGGGCTGCATTACGCCAGGACGGAAAAACCGGAAATGCCGTCCGGGTTCATCCATATCCCGGCATCCCACGCATTGGCCATCCAGCACGGCAATATCCCGAGCTGGTCGCACGACGACCTGAAGCGGGGCGTCGAGATCTGCATCGAGGAACTGGCGGAACAATAG
- a CDS encoding alpha/beta hydrolase, producing the protein MVQRLSFLLLSGLVSFLVLSGVGAWHFIQAADGGTVLHRTFQSEVLGRGYNYNIYIPEEYDESEKHYPVLYLLHGSFGNEHNWVERGNVKKTADRLIESGEIPPSIIVMPGSRDWWIDGYNERAGTAFVDELIPHIDGMWRTIPERDSRLIAGLSAGGYGTVNFILDRPDLFAAAAALSPAVYAPRPPATSTALRHPTFMGENGQFDPEKWDALSYVRLLDDYVAERMRVPLYILTGDRDRHGVEPHAKALYQTLHELQPALVEYHVVEGDHEWRVWRAALPHAMEYMYQFLGSSQETQLSSNGQWCACSLLEQVFFLMKTTMI; encoded by the coding sequence ATGGTTCAGCGGCTGTCATTCCTTTTGCTGTCTGGGCTGGTTTCGTTTTTGGTGCTCAGCGGTGTAGGCGCCTGGCATTTCATCCAGGCGGCAGACGGCGGCACAGTCCTTCATCGGACGTTCCAGTCGGAGGTCCTCGGCAGGGGTTATAACTACAACATTTACATACCGGAAGAATACGATGAGTCGGAGAAACACTACCCCGTCCTTTACCTGCTTCATGGCTCGTTCGGCAATGAACACAATTGGGTGGAGCGGGGGAATGTGAAAAAGACGGCGGACCGGCTGATTGAAAGCGGCGAGATTCCGCCGTCGATTATCGTCATGCCGGGCAGCAGGGACTGGTGGATCGATGGCTATAACGAACGGGCGGGAACCGCTTTTGTCGATGAGCTGATTCCGCATATCGACGGGATGTGGCGCACGATTCCGGAACGGGACAGCCGGCTGATCGCGGGCCTGTCCGCCGGCGGATACGGCACCGTCAATTTCATCCTGGACCGGCCGGATCTATTCGCAGCAGCTGCGGCATTGAGTCCGGCCGTCTATGCGCCCCGGCCGCCCGCCACTTCAACTGCGCTTCGGCATCCGACGTTTATGGGTGAGAACGGGCAATTCGATCCGGAAAAATGGGATGCACTCAGTTACGTGCGCCTGCTCGATGACTATGTAGCCGAACGGATGCGGGTACCGCTCTACATCCTGACCGGCGACCGGGACCGGCATGGCGTCGAACCGCATGCAAAAGCGCTTTACCAGACACTGCATGAGCTGCAGCCGGCACTGGTGGAATACCATGTCGTGGAAGGCGACCACGAATGGCGGGTCTGGCGCGCGGCGCTTCCGCACGCGATGGAATATATGTATCAGTTCCTGGGAAGCAGTCAGGAAACGCAATTATCAAGCAACGGTCAATGGTGCGCCTGTTCCCTTTTGGAGCAGGTATTTTTTCTTATGAAAACAACTATGATTTAA
- a CDS encoding bile acid:sodium symporter family protein → MLIKFVSKRLPILIVVMAISTYFSPFYWQVSSWIPSFLLGVVIFFTGLSTNIEAFKDIRKKKRELVLITMLKWTLTVSTSLGLAYVFFSNKPEIAAGLILAGTVPSATAATVYTFLAGGNTSLVIAASLLDVAISPIITPLSVAGLGEGEITISFLALLKAFSLIVVIPLTIGLIIQRIVPQLGVYSKPITKLGSSVALLLIVHVIVGSGKEAIALEINSIPLVALATFIQVTFPMGAAYYIAKALKMDEADARAALFQVGLCNTALAAILALQFIGTVGTIAPIVNMIFNLSIGALIANYFSTVEIQLPANKIIKNDF, encoded by the coding sequence GTGCTGATTAAATTTGTGTCTAAAAGATTACCTATTCTCATTGTAGTTATGGCAATTAGTACTTACTTCTCTCCTTTTTATTGGCAAGTGTCTTCCTGGATTCCCAGTTTCCTTCTGGGAGTGGTGATCTTCTTCACAGGTTTATCGACAAACATTGAGGCATTTAAAGACATTCGGAAGAAAAAACGGGAATTAGTGCTGATAACCATGCTTAAATGGACACTAACAGTATCTACCTCTTTAGGGTTAGCTTACGTTTTCTTTTCCAATAAACCAGAAATTGCAGCCGGGCTGATATTAGCGGGTACGGTTCCCAGCGCTACCGCTGCAACGGTCTATACCTTTTTAGCAGGAGGCAATACTTCCCTTGTCATCGCAGCATCTTTATTAGATGTTGCTATAAGTCCTATTATTACGCCGCTATCAGTTGCTGGTCTTGGGGAAGGGGAAATCACTATATCTTTTTTAGCTTTACTAAAAGCTTTTTCCCTTATTGTAGTAATCCCTTTGACGATTGGTTTAATCATTCAGCGGATTGTTCCCCAATTAGGCGTTTATTCAAAGCCGATCACTAAGTTGGGTTCCTCTGTAGCATTATTGTTAATTGTCCATGTGATCGTAGGAAGCGGTAAAGAAGCGATTGCTTTAGAGATCAATTCAATCCCGCTTGTTGCCCTGGCAACATTTATTCAAGTGACTTTCCCGATGGGGGCTGCTTATTATATTGCAAAAGCGCTTAAGATGGATGAAGCAGACGCAAGGGCTGCTTTATTTCAAGTAGGATTATGCAATACTGCGCTTGCTGCTATTTTAGCCTTGCAGTTTATAGGGACAGTCGGAACAATTGCTCCTATTGTGAATATGATATTTAACCTTTCGATTGGGGCATTAATTGCTAATTACTTTAGTACAGTAGAAATACAATTGCCTGCAAACAAAATAATTAAAAATGATTTTTAA
- a CDS encoding Zn-ribbon domain-containing OB-fold protein has translation MKIYKCCGSESITKKYFCAECGSSEFEEKEISDRGTVYSYTKIHVPPAEFAALAPYNVVLVDLDESTAKITTRIKEDVAIGDAVTLKQIDQGAYVYEKIPQ, from the coding sequence GTGAAAATCTATAAATGTTGCGGAAGTGAATCCATTACTAAAAAGTATTTTTGTGCAGAGTGCGGCAGCAGCGAATTTGAGGAAAAAGAGATTTCTGACCGAGGAACAGTGTATAGCTATACAAAGATCCATGTTCCCCCTGCTGAGTTTGCAGCGCTTGCTCCATATAATGTAGTGCTGGTAGACCTTGATGAATCTACTGCAAAGATAACAACACGGATAAAGGAAGATGTTGCAATAGGAGATGCCGTTACATTAAAGCAGATCGATCAAGGTGCTTATGTGTACGAAAAAATCCCTCAATGA
- a CDS encoding thiolase C-terminal domain-containing protein: protein MTNVYIHGIGMTKFGKLDASLKDLLLQASVEALNEAGNPKIDAVFVGNFMGGSISNQEILGAILANELGLGYIPSTKVEGACASGGIAFRQGLLGILSGEYETVLVAGAEKMKHASTPDVTQAINAAMDTTTTEKDAGLTFPGFFGVLANRYFYETGATKEHLARVALKNRENGVNNPLAQFPKPTSLEEIMNARMITDPLGLFDCSPMTDGAAAVVISRKKSPIHVRASSQVSGPTRMQDAVDLLSVPAIGESGRLAYEKAGLGPEDIDVVEIHDCFSMTEIIATEELGFFGKLEGWKAVEEGRTKVNGEKPVNTSGGLLSRGHPIGATGIAQIYQLVRQLRGNAANQVVNNPRLALAQNLGGTGSYSTVHILERV, encoded by the coding sequence ATGACTAATGTCTATATTCACGGCATTGGAATGACTAAATTCGGTAAACTGGACGCTTCATTAAAAGATTTGTTGCTTCAAGCAAGTGTTGAAGCTTTAAATGAAGCGGGAAATCCCAAAATAGATGCAGTATTTGTTGGGAACTTCATGGGCGGCAGTATTTCCAATCAGGAGATTCTTGGCGCGATTCTTGCGAATGAGTTAGGCCTCGGTTATATTCCGTCTACAAAAGTGGAGGGAGCTTGTGCATCGGGTGGAATAGCGTTCCGGCAAGGGCTGCTCGGTATATTGAGCGGAGAATATGAGACGGTTCTCGTTGCGGGTGCTGAAAAAATGAAACATGCTTCTACACCGGACGTCACACAAGCTATTAATGCAGCGATGGATACAACTACTACTGAAAAAGATGCCGGTCTGACTTTCCCTGGCTTTTTCGGTGTACTGGCAAATCGGTATTTTTATGAGACCGGCGCCACTAAAGAACATTTAGCTCGTGTAGCATTAAAAAACCGGGAAAACGGTGTTAATAACCCGCTTGCCCAGTTCCCTAAGCCAACAAGTTTGGAAGAGATCATGAATGCCCGCATGATTACAGACCCACTTGGCCTGTTCGATTGTTCACCAATGACAGATGGAGCTGCGGCAGTAGTCATTTCCCGCAAAAAGTCTCCTATCCATGTACGGGCAAGTTCACAGGTTTCCGGTCCAACCAGAATGCAGGATGCCGTGGATTTGCTATCTGTGCCGGCAATCGGTGAATCGGGTCGACTAGCGTACGAAAAAGCAGGACTTGGTCCAGAGGATATTGATGTAGTGGAAATCCATGACTGCTTTTCGATGACGGAGATCATTGCAACAGAAGAACTTGGCTTTTTTGGAAAATTGGAAGGCTGGAAAGCTGTAGAAGAAGGACGAACCAAAGTAAACGGTGAAAAACCAGTCAATACAAGTGGCGGCTTATTGTCCCGCGGTCATCCAATAGGTGCGACTGGAATCGCTCAAATTTATCAACTGGTACGTCAGCTTCGCGGCAATGCAGCAAATCAAGTAGTGAACAACCCTCGGTTGGCATTGGCTCAAAATTTAGGCGGAACGGGTTCCTATTCGACGGTCCATATTCTGGAAAGGGTGTAA